One region of Dysidea avara chromosome 1, odDysAvar1.4, whole genome shotgun sequence genomic DNA includes:
- the LOC136241969 gene encoding mediator of RNA polymerase II transcription subunit 17-like — protein MASSFKVSVEPLATARIKQINYEGEEIYQERPTSSQLLTELVQRVDFSAVENKDDSETGPPAKKSVDRWPWEETHSKLKQALMEVNVLADLLRMAQDHKHYVMLDPVLQEPRTVKSSYQLYIKKKAIAAAADILQEGAKNLNAFLGVSNSDHFHKALLEMRKGWKLRRTNTGIVGDLNYYSGRVSHLPSTFGVHKGDSDQGTIVITVPRDNKSILLYADNRS, from the coding sequence ATGGCCAGTTCGTTTAAAGTATCTGTGGAACCCTTAGCCACTGCTAGAATAAAACAGATTAATTATGAGGGCGAAGAGATTTATCAAGAGAGGCCTACTTCATCACAACTACTCACCGAGCTAGTGCAACGGGTTGACTTTAGCGCTGTAGAGAACAAAGATGATTCAGAGACTGGTCCGCCTGCGAAGAAATCTGTAGATAGGTGGCCATGGGAGGAGACTCACTCAAAACTGAAGCAAGCTTTGATGGAAGTTAATGTGTTGGCCGATTTACTACGAATGGCACAAGATCACAAACACTATGTGATGCTTGACCCAGTACTACAGGAACCCAGAACTGTTAAGTCCTCATACCAACTGTATATCAAAAAGAAggctattgctgctgctgcagACATCTTACAAGAAGGTGCAAAGAATTTGAATGCATTTCTTGGGGTATCAAACAGTGACCACTtccacaaagctttgttagagATGAGAAAAGGGTGGAAATTACGGAGAACCAACACTGGGATTGTAGGAGATCTCAATTATTATTCTGGGCGAGTTAGTCATTTGCCATCAACATTTGGGGTACACAAGGGAGACAGCGACCAAGGTACAATTGTCATAACTGTTCCAAGAGACAATAAATCGATCTTGCTTTATGCGGATAATCGGTCGTAA